From a region of the Dickeya poaceiphila genome:
- the modE gene encoding molybdenum-dependent transcriptional regulator, with amino-acid sequence MQAEILLTLKLQQRLFADPRRITLLKQVKQTGSISQGARLADISYKSAWDAINEMNQLSEQTIVERTTGGKGGGGAVLTRYGERLLQLYELLGQIQQKAFDVLQDDDLPLDSLLAAIARFSLQTSARNQFFGTVLERDQQRVQQHLSVLLAGGHTRIQAALTQQSADRLQLTSGKEVLVLIKAPWVAVTPQTVPSPAHDNVLPGRINHLQPGPTQSEVLVTLEGGEVVCATLPNDAVALQGLQPEMAVYASFNADQVIIATLC; translated from the coding sequence ATGCAAGCAGAAATTCTTCTTACCCTAAAACTTCAGCAACGGCTCTTTGCCGACCCACGTCGCATCACGCTGCTCAAACAGGTGAAACAAACCGGTTCCATCAGTCAGGGAGCGCGTCTGGCCGATATCAGCTACAAAAGTGCCTGGGACGCGATTAATGAAATGAATCAGTTGTCCGAACAAACCATCGTTGAGCGCACTACCGGCGGAAAAGGCGGCGGCGGTGCGGTGCTGACGCGTTACGGCGAACGGTTATTGCAATTGTATGAGCTGCTGGGGCAAATCCAGCAAAAAGCTTTCGATGTTCTGCAAGACGATGACCTGCCGCTGGACAGCCTGCTGGCAGCCATCGCCCGTTTTTCGCTGCAAACCAGCGCCCGCAATCAGTTTTTCGGCACCGTACTGGAGCGCGACCAGCAACGGGTGCAGCAGCACCTGTCTGTCCTGCTGGCGGGTGGCCATACCCGCATTCAGGCCGCACTGACCCAGCAGAGCGCCGATCGATTACAGCTCACCAGCGGCAAAGAAGTGCTGGTGCTGATAAAAGCCCCCTGGGTCGCGGTGACGCCGCAAACCGTTCCATCGCCCGCTCACGATAATGTATTGCCGGGCCGCATCAACCACCTGCAACCCGGCCCGACACAGAGCGAAGTGCTGGTAACGCTGGAAGGCGGCGAGGTCGTGTGCGCCACCCTGCCCAATGATGCCGTGGCGCTACAGGGATTGCAGCCGGAGATGGCCGTCTACGCCAGTTTTAATGCCGACCAGGTGATTATTGCCACTCTGTGTTAA
- the modF gene encoding molybdate ABC transporter ATP-binding protein ModF, with protein MSLLHIHQAQFRLSDTRMMHLDELRLHQQQCWAFVGANGSGKSALARALSGELLLLSGQRQCDFQRVARLSFEQLQQLVSQEWQRNNTDMLGVDEDDTGRTTAEVIQDSVHDADRCHQLATQFGIAHLLDRRFKYLSTGETRKTMLCKALMAQPDLLILDEPFDGLDVASRAQLTDLLASLGAQGQTLVLILNRFEDIPAFIDQVGVLADCTLTRQGKRETVLSDALVSQLAHSETLAGITLPEAEDPSQRPTLPPDQPRIRLLHGVVSYNDRRILDDLSWEVLPGQHWQIIGPNGAGKSTLLSLITGDHPQGYSNDLTLFGRRRGSGETIWDIKRHIGYVSSSLHLEYRVSSSLRNVILSGFFDSIGIYQAVSDRQRFLAAQWLSLLGLPDSVADAPFQSLSWGQQRLALIVRALVKHPALLILDEPLQGLDPLNRQLIRRWLDILISQGQTQLLFVSHHAQDAPDCITHRLTFVPDGDSYHYLIQTR; from the coding sequence ATGTCATTGCTGCATATCCATCAGGCACAGTTCCGGTTAAGCGATACCCGGATGATGCATCTGGATGAACTCAGGTTGCATCAGCAACAGTGCTGGGCGTTTGTCGGCGCTAACGGCAGCGGAAAATCGGCGCTGGCACGTGCGCTCAGCGGCGAATTACTGCTGTTGTCCGGTCAACGCCAGTGCGACTTCCAGCGTGTGGCGCGCCTCTCTTTCGAACAACTGCAACAGTTAGTGTCACAGGAGTGGCAGCGTAACAACACCGATATGCTGGGCGTCGACGAGGACGATACCGGGCGCACTACTGCTGAGGTGATTCAGGACAGCGTGCACGATGCCGACCGTTGCCATCAGTTAGCCACACAATTCGGCATCGCTCACCTGCTGGACCGGCGCTTCAAATACCTCTCAACCGGTGAAACCCGCAAAACCATGCTGTGTAAGGCACTGATGGCACAGCCGGACTTGCTGATTCTCGATGAACCGTTCGATGGTCTGGATGTCGCTTCACGCGCACAGTTAACCGACCTGCTGGCGTCGCTGGGAGCACAAGGGCAGACGCTGGTGCTGATTCTCAACCGCTTTGAGGACATTCCGGCATTTATCGACCAGGTCGGCGTGCTGGCGGATTGCACCCTGACGCGACAGGGTAAGCGCGAGACGGTTCTGTCCGATGCGCTGGTTTCACAACTGGCGCACAGCGAAACTCTGGCCGGTATCACGTTGCCGGAAGCGGAAGACCCAAGCCAGCGGCCAACTCTACCGCCGGATCAACCCCGTATTCGTCTGCTGCACGGTGTAGTGAGCTATAATGACCGCCGTATTCTGGACGATTTGAGCTGGGAAGTATTGCCGGGACAACACTGGCAAATTATCGGGCCGAACGGCGCGGGCAAGTCCACCCTGCTTAGTCTTATCACCGGTGATCATCCACAAGGTTACAGCAACGACCTGACGCTATTTGGTCGTCGGCGCGGCAGCGGTGAAACCATCTGGGACATCAAACGCCATATCGGCTATGTCAGCAGCAGCCTGCATCTGGAGTACCGCGTCAGTTCCAGTCTGCGCAACGTCATCCTGTCCGGTTTTTTCGATTCCATCGGCATTTATCAGGCAGTATCGGACCGCCAGCGTTTTCTGGCGGCACAGTGGTTATCGCTGCTCGGTCTGCCGGACAGTGTGGCCGATGCCCCGTTCCAGTCACTGTCCTGGGGGCAGCAACGGCTGGCGCTGATTGTGCGCGCACTGGTGAAACATCCGGCCTTATTGATCCTCGATGAACCGCTACAAGGCTTAGACCCACTTAACCGTCAGCTTATCCGCCGCTGGTTAGATATTCTGATCAGTCAGGGACAAACCCAACTACTGTTCGTTTCCCACCATGCGCAAGATGCGCCGGACTGCATCACCCACCGCCTGACTTTCGTACCAGACGGCGACAGCTATCACTATCTGATACAAACACGCTGA
- the galE gene encoding UDP-glucose 4-epimerase GalE, translating into MKVLVTGGSGYIGSHTCVQLIAAGHQPVILDNLCNSKASVATAIAHVSGQTPVFYQGDIRDRGLLQTIFAEHDIGAVIHFAGLKAVGESVREPISYYDNNVYGTLTLVDAMKQAGVKTLIFSSSATVYGDQPHVPYQESFPTGTPASPYGRSKLMVEQILQDLHRAEPDWSVVVLRYFNPVGAHPTGEMGEDPQGVPNNLMPYIAQVAVGRRESLAIFGNDYQTIDGTGVRDYIHVVDLADGHVAAMNTLHGKPGVHTYNLGAGVGYSVLQVVEAFSRACGKPLPYHFAPRRDGDLPAYWADSEKAARELNWRVSRTLDEMAADTWRWQSLHPNGFSD; encoded by the coding sequence ATGAAAGTATTGGTTACAGGTGGTAGCGGTTACATAGGAAGCCATACCTGTGTGCAATTGATCGCCGCCGGTCATCAGCCGGTTATCCTCGACAACCTGTGCAACAGCAAAGCCAGTGTGGCAACAGCTATTGCCCATGTCAGCGGACAGACGCCGGTGTTTTATCAGGGCGATATCCGTGACCGTGGTCTGTTGCAGACTATTTTTGCCGAGCACGATATTGGCGCAGTGATCCACTTCGCAGGTCTTAAGGCGGTGGGCGAATCCGTGCGCGAACCCATCAGCTATTACGACAACAATGTCTACGGCACGCTGACGCTGGTGGACGCCATGAAGCAGGCAGGCGTCAAAACGCTGATTTTCAGTTCATCGGCCACCGTATATGGCGACCAGCCGCACGTTCCGTATCAGGAAAGTTTCCCCACCGGTACCCCCGCCAGCCCTTATGGCCGCAGCAAGCTGATGGTAGAACAAATCCTGCAAGACCTGCACCGCGCGGAACCAGACTGGAGCGTGGTAGTGTTGCGTTACTTCAACCCGGTGGGTGCCCATCCGACAGGAGAAATGGGCGAAGACCCGCAGGGCGTGCCCAACAACCTGATGCCGTACATTGCCCAGGTGGCGGTAGGCCGCCGCGAGTCGTTGGCGATTTTCGGCAACGATTACCAGACCATCGACGGCACCGGCGTGCGGGATTATATCCATGTGGTGGACCTGGCCGACGGTCATGTCGCCGCCATGAACACTCTGCACGGCAAACCCGGCGTACACACTTATAACCTTGGCGCTGGCGTCGGTTACAGCGTATTGCAAGTGGTGGAAGCCTTCAGTCGCGCCTGCGGCAAACCGCTGCCGTATCATTTCGCGCCCCGCCGCGACGGCGACCTGCCCGCTTACTGGGCTGACTCAGAAAAAGCCGCCCGCGAACTTAACTGGCGCGTCAGTCGAACACTGGACGAAATGGCCGCTGATACCTGGCGTTGGCAATCCCTCCATCCGAATGGTTTTTCGGACTGA
- the galT gene encoding galactose-1-phosphate uridylyltransferase → MAYFDPVEHPHRRYNPLTGQWILVSPHRAKRPWQGQQESVSSDPLPSHDATCFLCPGNVRVTGDTNPDYPGTFVFTNDFAALMADTPTAPENSDPLMRCQSARGTSRVICFSPDHSKTLPELSLAALEQVVATWQQQSAELGQTYPWVQVFENKGAAMGCSNPHPHGQIWANDFLPNEAEREDRLQRDYFQQHGSPLLVDYLQRELQDGARHVVETEHWLAVVPYWAAWPFETLLLPKAHILRLPDITATQRQDLALMLKKLTSRYDNLFQTSFPYSMGWHGAPFTDGDQQHWQLHAHFYPPLLRSATVRKFMVGYEMLAETQRDLTAEQAAERLRAVSDIHYRDDSHSRDSGVQA, encoded by the coding sequence ATGGCGTATTTTGACCCCGTTGAACATCCGCATCGTCGCTACAACCCACTGACTGGTCAGTGGATCTTGGTATCGCCGCACCGCGCCAAACGCCCATGGCAGGGACAACAGGAAAGCGTATCCTCCGATCCGCTGCCGTCGCACGACGCCACCTGCTTTCTCTGCCCCGGCAACGTACGGGTTACCGGCGATACCAACCCTGACTATCCGGGCACCTTTGTTTTCACCAATGATTTCGCCGCACTCATGGCGGACACGCCGACCGCGCCGGAAAACAGCGACCCGCTGATGCGCTGCCAGAGCGCGCGCGGCACCAGCCGGGTCATCTGCTTTTCACCGGACCACAGCAAAACGCTGCCGGAACTGTCGCTCGCCGCACTGGAGCAGGTGGTCGCCACCTGGCAGCAACAGAGCGCCGAACTGGGGCAAACTTACCCATGGGTACAGGTGTTTGAAAACAAAGGCGCGGCAATGGGCTGCTCTAACCCACATCCGCACGGGCAGATCTGGGCCAACGACTTCCTGCCCAACGAAGCGGAACGGGAAGACCGACTGCAACGCGACTATTTCCAGCAGCACGGTTCACCGCTGCTGGTTGATTACCTGCAACGCGAATTGCAGGACGGCGCTCGCCACGTGGTGGAAACCGAGCACTGGCTGGCGGTGGTGCCCTACTGGGCGGCCTGGCCGTTTGAAACGCTGCTGCTGCCCAAAGCCCACATCCTGCGGCTGCCGGACATCACCGCGACACAGCGTCAGGATTTGGCGTTGATGCTGAAAAAACTCACCAGCCGCTACGACAACCTGTTCCAGACCTCATTCCCCTACTCAATGGGTTGGCACGGCGCACCCTTTACCGACGGCGATCAGCAACACTGGCAGTTGCACGCGCATTTTTATCCGCCGCTGCTGCGTTCCGCCACTGTGCGCAAATTCATGGTGGGTTACGAAATGCTGGCGGAAACCCAGCGTGACTTAACCGCCGAGCAAGCCGCAGAGCGGCTGCGGGCGGTCAGCGACATTCATTACCGTGACGACAGTCACTCTCGTGATTCAGGAGTTCAGGCATGA
- the galK gene encoding galactokinase → MTLSARTQAIFQQQFGYPAALTVQAPGRVNLIGEHTDYNDGFVLPCAINYSTTISAAPRDDRQIRVIAVDYDNQQDQFSLDALFEHHPQWQWANYVRGVIKHLKTRSDAFGGADLVISGDVPQGAGLSSSASLEVAVGKAIQALYQLPLDNVALALNGQEAENQFVGCNCGIMDQMISAQGQRGHALLIDCRSLETRAVSMPDNVAVMIINSNVKRGLVDSEYNTRRQQCEAAARHFQVKALRDVSEADFAANAAGMDEVVARRARHIITENARTLAAADALTRGDLRQMGELMAASHASMRDDFEITVPPIDTLVEIVKAVIGDEGGVRMTGGGFGGCIVALIPQQHVTAVQNAVMQEYPAKTGLQSTCYVCQASPGAGYVE, encoded by the coding sequence ATGACCTTATCAGCACGCACCCAGGCGATTTTCCAGCAACAGTTCGGTTATCCGGCAGCCCTCACGGTACAGGCGCCGGGCCGGGTCAACCTGATAGGGGAACATACCGACTACAACGATGGTTTCGTTCTGCCCTGCGCCATCAACTATTCGACCACCATCAGCGCCGCACCACGCGATGACCGGCAAATTCGGGTGATTGCGGTAGATTACGACAACCAGCAGGATCAGTTTTCGCTGGATGCACTGTTCGAACATCATCCGCAGTGGCAGTGGGCGAATTATGTCCGCGGCGTCATCAAGCATCTGAAAACCCGTAGCGATGCCTTTGGCGGCGCGGATCTGGTGATAAGCGGTGACGTGCCGCAGGGGGCCGGGCTGAGTTCGTCGGCATCGCTGGAAGTGGCGGTCGGTAAAGCCATTCAGGCGCTGTACCAGCTGCCACTGGACAATGTAGCGCTGGCGCTCAACGGCCAGGAAGCGGAAAACCAGTTCGTCGGTTGCAACTGTGGCATCATGGATCAGATGATTTCAGCGCAAGGCCAGCGTGGCCATGCATTGCTAATCGATTGCCGGTCACTGGAGACACGCGCGGTATCGATGCCGGATAACGTGGCGGTGATGATTATCAACTCCAACGTCAAACGCGGTCTGGTAGACAGTGAGTACAACACTCGCCGCCAGCAGTGCGAAGCCGCAGCGCGTCATTTTCAGGTTAAAGCGTTGCGTGACGTCAGCGAGGCAGATTTTGCTGCCAATGCAGCCGGTATGGATGAGGTTGTGGCACGCCGTGCACGCCATATCATTACCGAAAATGCCCGCACGCTGGCAGCAGCCGATGCGTTGACGCGCGGCGACCTGCGCCAGATGGGCGAACTGATGGCTGCATCTCATGCCTCAATGCGGGATGATTTCGAAATCACCGTGCCGCCTATCGACACACTGGTGGAGATCGTCAAAGCGGTGATCGGCGATGAAGGCGGCGTGCGGATGACCGGCGGTGGATTTGGTGGCTGTATCGTGGCGTTGATCCCACAACAGCACGTAACAGCGGTGCAAAATGCCGTAATGCAGGAGTATCCGGCGAAAACCGGATTGCAATCCACCTGTTACGTCTGCCAAGCCTCGCCAGGAGCCGGTTATGTCGAATGA
- the galM gene encoding galactose-1-epimerase translates to MSNDPVEPRAPHTALAPDGQPFQLTLLQNRHGTRVTLMDWGATWLSCQLPLSGGTTREVLLGCAPEQYPHQTAYLGASVGRYANRIANATLRQGNALIRLKANQGLHQLHGGPDGFHARRWQILQQSDDQVTYQLHSPDGDQGFPGTLIAQVSYQLTDQNALDIEYQAEVDQPCPVCLTNHAYFNLDGELTDARHHRLQLLADYYLPVNQDGIPGDTLREVANSSFDFRQPKTLMQDFLSDADQQAVRGYDHAFLLHRTGGSIESPAANLWSSDGKVHMQVYTSAPALQLYSGNFLAGTPSRDGSPYANHAGLALESEFLPDSPNHSDWPQPDCWLKPGKRYRSLTRYAFTVSPTDAPAD, encoded by the coding sequence ATGTCGAATGACCCTGTTGAACCGCGCGCGCCCCACACGGCGCTCGCCCCGGATGGTCAGCCCTTTCAGTTGACCTTATTGCAAAATCGTCACGGCACGCGAGTGACGCTGATGGATTGGGGAGCCACCTGGCTCTCCTGCCAGTTACCGCTGTCTGGCGGCACAACGCGTGAAGTGCTGCTAGGGTGTGCGCCTGAGCAGTACCCGCATCAAACCGCCTATCTGGGCGCGTCAGTAGGGCGTTACGCCAACCGTATCGCCAACGCCACACTGCGTCAGGGCAATGCGCTAATTCGACTGAAGGCCAACCAAGGGCTGCACCAGTTACATGGCGGACCAGATGGATTCCATGCGCGGCGTTGGCAAATACTGCAACAGAGTGATGATCAGGTCACCTACCAGTTACATTCGCCGGATGGCGATCAGGGTTTTCCCGGCACACTGATCGCACAGGTCAGTTATCAACTGACTGATCAGAACGCATTGGACATTGAGTATCAGGCCGAGGTAGACCAACCCTGCCCGGTGTGCCTGACCAACCATGCCTATTTCAACCTTGATGGCGAACTGACCGACGCACGGCATCATCGGCTGCAACTGCTGGCGGATTACTATCTGCCGGTAAATCAGGACGGCATCCCCGGTGATACATTGCGGGAGGTAGCGAACAGTAGTTTCGACTTCCGCCAGCCCAAGACCCTGATGCAGGATTTTTTGTCCGATGCCGACCAGCAGGCTGTGCGCGGTTATGACCACGCCTTTCTGTTGCATCGCACCGGTGGCTCCATCGAAAGCCCAGCAGCCAACCTGTGGTCATCAGACGGCAAGGTCCACATGCAGGTCTACACCAGCGCCCCGGCGTTGCAACTCTACAGCGGTAACTTTCTGGCTGGCACGCCGTCGCGCGATGGGTCGCCTTATGCCAACCATGCCGGGCTGGCGCTGGAAAGTGAGTTTCTACCGGACAGCCCCAACCATTCGGACTGGCCACAACCCGACTGCTGGCTGAAACCCGGTAAGCGCTACCGGTCACTTACCCGTTATGCGTTCACCGTCAGTCCCACTGACGCCCCCGCAGACTGA
- the gpmA gene encoding 2,3-diphosphoglycerate-dependent phosphoglycerate mutase, which yields MAVTKLVLVRHGESQWNNENRFTGWMDVDLSEKGVNEAKQAGKLLKEEGFSFDFAYTSVLKRAIHTLWNVLDELDQAWLPVEKCWKLNERHYGALQGLNKAETAEKYGDEQVKLWRRGFAVTPPELTRDDERFPGHDPRYASLSDKELPLTESLALTIERVVPYWNENILPRIKKGERVIIAAHGNSLRALVKYLDNMSEEEILELNIPTAVPLVYEFDENFKPIKRYYLGNADEIAAKAAAVANQGKAK from the coding sequence ATGGCTGTAACTAAGCTGGTACTGGTGCGACATGGTGAGAGCCAGTGGAACAACGAAAACCGCTTCACCGGCTGGATGGATGTTGATCTGTCCGAAAAAGGCGTCAATGAAGCCAAACAGGCAGGTAAACTGCTGAAAGAAGAAGGTTTCAGCTTTGATTTTGCCTACACCTCTGTGCTGAAACGTGCCATTCACACCCTGTGGAACGTGCTGGACGAGTTGGATCAGGCATGGCTGCCAGTAGAAAAATGCTGGAAACTGAACGAACGTCACTACGGTGCGTTGCAGGGCCTGAACAAGGCGGAAACCGCTGAAAAATATGGTGACGAGCAGGTTAAACTGTGGCGTCGCGGTTTCGCGGTTACTCCACCGGAACTGACCCGTGATGACGAACGTTTCCCTGGACACGATCCGCGCTACGCGTCGCTGAGCGACAAAGAGCTGCCGCTGACTGAAAGTCTGGCGCTGACCATCGAACGCGTGGTGCCTTACTGGAATGAAAACATTCTGCCACGTATCAAAAAAGGCGAGCGCGTGATCATCGCTGCACACGGCAACTCGTTGCGTGCACTGGTGAAATATCTGGATAACATGAGTGAAGAAGAAATTCTGGAGCTGAATATCCCGACCGCAGTACCGCTGGTCTATGAATTCGACGAAAACTTCAAACCGATCAAACGCTACTATCTGGGCAATGCCGACGAGATCGCGGCCAAAGCAGCCGCAGTAGCCAATCAGGGTAAAGCGAAGTAA